The genome window GGCTTCTACAGCTTCACAAACATTCTCTTCTGTTGACTGATATAAAGTCCTGGAGCTTCTTCAAAGCTTCACTGATATGACTTTAGTGTTGCTTTTATCATTTCTAAGGACTGTGTGATCTTTCAGCATGATTTTTGCATTAGGatattttctttctgtgttgTTGGGGACACAGGGTTTCAACACACAACATTCTATTGAACCACAGGCAGACTTTGATCTGGAGAAAGTGAGTATGATTTCAAGTCTCTGCGTATGTTGTTTACAGAGAAAGATTTCCTGTTCTTTGCAGTAAAATAGTTCAttaagaaatggaaaaaattcTGTCTATATTCACTCAACCTCATggcattcaaaacctgtatgactttattctgcagaacacaaaaaatgatattttgaagaatgtcggtaatcAAACagcattggaccccattgacttctgttgtatggaaatcaaaccacagagacatgcctcaaaatatcttcttttgtgtgtttttattttcctgaGAAGAATGCGTCATGCATGTTCCATGACACGAGGGAAAATAACCGATGATAGATTTTTTGTAAACTTCCTCTGTTTATTCTCAGTTCACAGGTGAATGGTACCGACTTGGAGTTGCAGATGAATCAAACACATTTGCCATGTTAAAACACCATTTGAAGGTTTCTAAAGGTTTGCTGGTAGCAGATGCCAGTGGAAATGTGAATCTCACCATGTGGACAATGAGGTAGACATCTTTACTCCAACGATATCATAAGTGTTAAGAGAAAACATGATATCTGTCAGAACCTCAAGTTAactctgtgtgtatttttgaACTACCAGACCATATGGATGTTCTATCAGTGTTTATTCGTATGAGAAGACAGACGTTCCAGGAGCATTTACATATTTCAGCAAAAGTAAGCTCTAGTTGTTCTTTCAGTCTCTTCATTATGCAGCTTAGCTCATACACTCAGATATGTgacatttattcacattcatttgAATGTTCCGGACACATTCCTTCGCTCTACCAGAGAACCTACAATCGGTTATATACACATTAAAATTGTACTAGAAAAATTATACTCTATGTAAAAGTCAATTGATTTTGTCTTCATATTTATTGTACAGAGATTTTTACATgtaatcatttttacaatagtattagatttaaaataaataataaaattctttgtaataaaataaatcataaaaataatattatattaatgtttttatttggattcatatttgtattatttgtattattaatatttattttaatttttttgtcatatgaaggacacaaaataataaaagacatcACCATGGTGGAGACCAATTACACCGATTACAGTTTGGTCCTTAAATACAAAAGCATGGACAAAGAGTACACTCAGATAGCTCTGTACGGTAAGTCAGTAATGCCATATATCACCAGCGCTGTCTTTGAATACTTAAAGAAAAACACTcattaatcattcattttactTTTAGCACGATCAGCTACACCAACACTAGAAGTGATTCAGAAATTCAGATCCTTTGCATTGACAGTGGGATTTTCGGAAGAGGCCATAATGGTTCCAGCGGACATTGGTAGGttttcataatatatatatcacaAACACGAACTGTAGATATAaaggaagaaataaaataagatcaaaGGAAATATTCTCCTCTTGAgacaaatgtttacatgatCTGTGCAACGTGGTGACCTTAAAAAGGCCTCTAAAGTTTGCTGAATAAACAAAGGAGCATGCacacacgagagagagagagagagagagagagagagagagagagagagagagataaaaagcaTACTTCTATGTCACTTAATTTTATGGTTTTGGCATCTAATTATACAAAGactattttataaaagtaaacaaatgtatttatgtttttcagaTCACTGTCCTAACCTTGAAACAAGGTAAGGATTTATACTTCCTCATATACAGTTCAAGGGAGACAAGAGCTGGTTGTCTGTATAGGCACATACCTTGTCTTggttacaaaaacaattaaaaaaaacggttaCATAGATTTCCACTGCTATCGCCCACATAAAAAGATCGAATTATTTTGACACTTTGACCtttgtgacaacttacccccaACAGCAAATGAGGTGCAATATGAGGTGAAATATCTCAATAGGGAAGTAACATTAATTTCTATAACGTTTTGAAAAGTTAAACAAGTATTACAATTGTCTAATTAACCTTTTTTGGCTCATTTTGAAGCCAGAGTTAGATTCCTAGATGTAAATGTTctgtgtgacaactagccccggtctCTCCTAAAGCTGAAAATGTGGGTTTATATAAGAACAAATAGTAAATAGTTTTTATGTAATCTAAAATCTACACCACTGTTCACTCACCTGCAGGAATACAGCAGAATTCAGAGAGGAGAAATCTGCACAAACAACTAATCAATCAATCTTTGGCACTGTTTCCAATGTGTGATCTGTCTGATGTTTTTTAATAGTTAACTTTATAACTAACTTTATACTTTCGCCATCTTTCAGCCAGCTGTGGACCTTTGGTTACATATACTCAGTTTTGTTACACATTTGGGcaacaatgtttgttttaacgAAAACCGTCATTGAAGAAATGCAACTATATAACATCAGCAAACCATTCATtaaccactaggtggcgctattgTAACGGAACACCATCAACCAGAAGAAACTTTTTTGACAGACACTTAATAATGGAGATATGATACTGTTCAATCTTCATCAGATCATTTATATCAAgtgattattgtaaatattcacTATAATTGCATATGCTCAATAAACTCTACTGTTTTTACCATTATAACATCAGTTGCTTTAAAAAGTTTGCTCTAAAAATACACAAAGTCTACACAGGTTATTATTTGTCTAACACTTGCGAGTTTTATGCGTAACGTTATGAAACTGAATGGATATAAAAACAGGTTATAACTGCACATTTCGTAGTTGAATAGgttcatttatattattgttatattattactgtatataaaatgacATGGTTTTATGCACACATGCTTTGTTTATACAGAAATAAAGAAGTAATGACGAATCCATGTGAAGCTC of Triplophysa dalaica isolate WHDGS20190420 chromosome 4, ASM1584641v1, whole genome shotgun sequence contains these proteins:
- the lcn15 gene encoding lipocalin-15 isoform X1, whose protein sequence is MIFALGYFLSVLLGTQGFNTQHSIEPQADFDLEKFTGEWYRLGVADESNTFAMLKHHLKVSKGLLVADASGNVNLTMWTMRPYGCSISVYSYEKTDVPGAFTYFSKRHKIIKDITMVETNYTDYSLVLKYKSMDKEYTQIALYARSATPTLEVIQKFRSFALTVGFSEEAIMVPADIDHCPNLETSQLWTFGYIYSVLLHIWATMFVLTKTVIEEMQLYNISKPFINH
- the lcn15 gene encoding lipocalin-15 isoform X2, whose product is MIFALGYFLSVLLGTQGFNTQHSIEPQADFDLEKFTGEWYRLGVADESNTFAMLKHHLKVSKGLLVADASGNVNLTMWTMRPYGCSISVYSYEKTDVPGAFTYFSKRHKIIKDITMVETNYTDYSLVLKYKSMDKEYTQIALYARSATPTLEVIQKFRSFALTVGFSEEAIMVPADIDHCPNLETRNTAEFREEKSAQTTNQSIFGTVSNV